From a single Paramormyrops kingsleyae isolate MSU_618 chromosome 14, PKINGS_0.4, whole genome shotgun sequence genomic region:
- the naa30 gene encoding N-alpha-acetyltransferase 30 → MAEVPPGPSALPASPAEIIPFPGGVCTVPGGGDERDCGRGEPVKTETGQLQQACEGKGTNKSNQKCLCSHPSAHFHTQAPQQLNGLIGTAEDGLLSSQHRSRVQSHLHHPVHRPPDGQRGQSEYSDSAGEARGGAQENCHADSNHGTCPQRSRSSSDNGICGVPAAARTERSPGSPAVEEPGSARCPEDGELSSPVREMAGLCLNSTPEGKQEDPAIEYVRYESELQMADIMRLITKDLSEPYSIYTYRYFIHNWPQLCFLAVVQQECVGAIVCKLDMHKKVFRRGYIAMLAVDSKYRRKGIGTNLVKKAIYAMVDGDCDEVVLETEITNKSALKLYENLGFVRDKRLFRYYLNGVDALRLKLWLR, encoded by the exons ATGGCTGAGGTGCCGCCTGGGCCTAGCGCACTGCCTGCATCCCCGGCCGAAATTATCCCCTTCCCCGGGGGTGTATGCACTGTCCCCGGGGGAGGGGACGAACGAGATTGCGGGCGAGGAGAGCCAGTCAAAACGGAGACAGGACAGCTTCAGCAAGCTTGTGAAGGGAAAGGGACGAACAAATCGAACCAGAAATGCCTCTGCTCCCACCCGTCAGCTCATTTTCACACGCAAGCGCCGCAGCAGCTCAACGGCTTGATCGGCACCGCCGAAGACGGCCTCCTGTCTAGCCAGCACCGCAGCCGCGTTCAGAGCCACCTTCACCACCCCGTGCACAGACCGCCTGACGGCCAGAGAGGCCAGTCGGAGTACAGTGACAGCGCCGGGGAGGCCCGCGGAGGAGCACAGGAGAACTGCCACGCCGATAGTAACCATGGGACGTGTCCGCAGCGGAGCCGGTCGTCTTCAGACAACGGAATCTGCGGCGTGCCGGCCGCCGCAAGGACTGAGCGGAGTCCCGGCAGCCCCGCGGTGGAGGAGCCGGGCAGCGCCCGATGCCCAGAGGATGGGGAACTGTCATCCCCGGTGCGGGAAATGGCTGGGCTTTGTTTGAACAGCACGCCCGAGGGAAAGCAGGAAGACCCTGCCATTGAGTACGTGAGATACGAGTCTGAGCTGCAGATGGCGGACATCATGAGGCTGATCACCAAGGACTTATCGGAGCCCTACTCCATTTACACTTATAGGTACTTCATTCACAATTGGCCTCAACTCTGCTTCCTG GCAGTGGTGCAGCAGGAGTGCGTGGGGGCCATCGTGTGCAAGCTGGACATGCACAAGAAGGTGTTCCGGCGCGGCTACATCGCCATGCTGGCCGTGGACTCCAAATACCGCAGGAAGGGCATCG gTACCAATCTGGTGAAGAAGGCCATCTACGCCATGGTAGACGGGGACTGTGACGAG GTGGTGCTGGAGACGGAGATCACAAACAAGTCGGCCCTGAAGCTCTATGAGAACCTGGGTTTTGTGAGGGACAAGCGGCTCTTCCGCTACTATCTCAACGGGGTCGATGCGTTGAGGCTCAAACTGTGGCTCCGCTAG
- the ap5m1 gene encoding AP-5 complex subunit mu-1 — translation MSFRALWIITHEKGEQATICFSRRYPTVELRAKAYAGENYVAVPEDTAILRPLLTELGLTDPDKAFMVARDDCARSQHSPALELRLEGRDGGVLWPLLTMAQGGLILACLPLVEAPLEPRPPLPSLASVSLGLSFLEGLQIFLSGTTGKLELEALASKLALLPTVLLQVCPLGTPRDTPQVGVTAPPGPAGSQKQPAWKPGLHRGRAMVNVAVSETVRSMQYGSPTMQDQWDVYGTVTCKCEVEGVLPNVMVTLSLPPNGSPLQDVLVHPCVTSLDSSILTASSVDDADGSSFSGPYKFPFSPPLEPFRLCSYTSQVPVPPILGSYQLKEGSHLGVTLSLKLHESVRNSFEYCEAQLPFFNRGPLSNVDVKVSSGQLEVSKEKSMLVWVLGQKFPKSREVSLGGSMSFSEQLSGPTDPLCTGLTAYVKLCFRVPDLTLSGCSVDQHSVQVYSSAKPRITTSRELVSSEYYIWNCTGDAPVSSGLAVL, via the exons ATGAGTTTTCGTGCTTTATGGATTATCACACACGAGAAAGGAGAGCAGGCGACGATATGTTTCTCAAG GCGTTACCCCACAGTGGAACTGCGGGCAAAAGCCTATGCAGGGGAGAACTACGTGGCTGTCCCTGAAGACACTGCTATCCTACGCCCCCTCCTGACTGAGCTTGGGCTGACGGATCCTGACAAAGCCTTTATGGTCGCCCGGGATGACTGTGCTCGTTCCCAGCACTCCCCTGCCTTGGAGCTGCGTCTGGAGGGTCGAGATGGTGGCGTCCTGTGGCCTCTGTTGACTATGGCTCAAGGTGGGCTGATCCTGGCCTGTCTTCCCCTGGTGGAAGCTCCCCTTGAACCTCGGCCTCCTCTCCCTAGCCTGGCCTCTGTGTCCCTGGGCCTGTCTTTTTTGGAGGGCCTGCAGATTTTCCTGAGTGGCACTACAGGGAAACTAGAGTTGGAGGCCCTAGCATCAAAGTTGGCTCTCCTGCCCACTGTCCTGCTGCAGGTGTGTCCCCTAGGAACCCCGAGGGACACCCCGCAGGTGGGCGTTACTGCCCCGCCGGGCCCCGCGGGGTCTCAGAAACAGCCAGCCTGGAAGCCTGGCCTGCATCGGGGACGGGCCATGGTAAATGTGGCCGTGAGCGAGACGGTGCGGTCCATGCAGTATGGCAGCCCCACCATGCAGGACCAGTGGGATGTCTATGGGACTGTGACCTGCAAG TGTGAGGTAGAGGGGGTCCTGCCCAACGTGATGGTCACCCTCTCGTTACCCCCCAACGGCTCCCCGCTGCAGGACGTGCTGGTCCACCCATGTGTGACATCGCTGGACTCCAGCATCCTGACTGCCAGCAGCGTGGACGACGCTGACGGCTCCTCCTTCTCTGGCCCGTACAAATTCCCCTTCTCCCCACCCCTGGAGCCCTTCCGTCTCTGCAGTTACACATCCCAG GTGCCCGtcccccccatcctgggctcTTACCAGCTGAAAGAGGGCAGCCACCTGGGAGTGACCCTGAGCCTCAAACTGCATGAGAGCGTTCGCAACAGCTTCGAGTACTGCGAGGCCCAGCTGCCTTTCTTTAACAG GGGCCCTTTGAGCAATGTGGACGTGAAGGTGAGCTCCGGGCAGCTGGAGGTGTCCAAGGAAAAGAGCATGCTGGTCTGGGTGCTGG GTCAGAAGTTTCCTAAGAGTCGGGAGGTTTCACTTGGGGGCAGCATGAGTTTCTCTGAGCAGTTGTCAGGACCGACTGACCCGCTTTGTACCGGCCTAACAGCCTATGTTAAA CTGTGTTTCCGGGTGCCGGACTTGACCCTGTCTGGCTGCTCTGTGGACCAGCATTCAGTGCAGGTTTACTCATCTGCGAAGCCTCGTATCACCACCT CTCGTGAGCTGGTGTCCTCCGAATACTACATCTGGAACTGCACTGGCGACGCCCCCGTCTCCTCAGGGCTTGCTGTACTCTAG